In Paraburkholderia terrae, the following proteins share a genomic window:
- a CDS encoding TetR/AcrR family transcriptional regulator, whose product MPHTREPTTKRVTSAARTSPVAAPEPQPRGVRRKQETRTRLLDAALRLMAKKGMEGVTINEITEAADVGFGSFYNHFESKEAIYAALIDRVFEDYADMLDLIAGDLSDPAEVIAVAVRHTLSRARREPMWGHFLIREGFSARVLGHGLGQRLLRDTQRGVAGRRFFVADPFIGFLSLKGTLLAAIAVELHFAAPMGGMLEELGVNGEHFAERTASAVLQMLGLERVEADNVARRSLPGMQRKSKDRRPPLRAPKAAPASRRRQKVQSGGF is encoded by the coding sequence ATGCCGCATACCCGCGAACCCACCACCAAACGAGTCACGTCGGCGGCGCGGACTTCGCCCGTCGCGGCACCAGAACCGCAGCCGCGTGGGGTTCGCCGCAAGCAGGAGACGCGAACCCGTCTACTGGATGCCGCGCTGCGCCTGATGGCCAAAAAGGGCATGGAAGGCGTAACCATCAACGAGATCACCGAGGCTGCCGACGTCGGTTTCGGATCGTTCTATAACCACTTCGAATCGAAGGAAGCGATCTATGCCGCGCTCATTGATCGCGTATTCGAAGACTATGCCGATATGCTTGATCTCATCGCCGGCGACCTGTCCGACCCGGCCGAAGTCATCGCGGTTGCCGTGCGTCATACGCTTTCGCGCGCAAGGCGTGAGCCGATGTGGGGGCACTTTCTGATTCGCGAAGGATTTTCGGCACGTGTTCTAGGCCATGGCCTCGGACAGCGGCTGCTACGCGACACTCAACGGGGCGTCGCAGGCAGGCGCTTCTTCGTCGCCGATCCGTTTATCGGTTTCCTTTCGCTGAAAGGCACCTTGCTTGCAGCGATCGCCGTCGAACTGCACTTCGCGGCGCCGATGGGCGGTATGCTGGAGGAGCTTGGCGTAAATGGTGAGCATTTCGCCGAACGAACGGCATCAGCCGTTCTGCAAATGCTGGGGCTCGAGCGGGTGGAGGCCGACAACGTCGCAAGGCGGTCCCTTCCAGGAATGCAACGGAAGAGTAAAGACAGGCGGCCGCCGCTGAGAGCGCCGAAAGCTGCGCCCGCGTCGCGCCGTCGCCAGAAGGTCCAATCAGGCGGGTTTTGA
- a CDS encoding AI-2E family transporter: protein MTVYHRQSLFWGAVALAAGILLWNLRTVLTPFLLGALIAYVLQPGVEWLVRRHTPRALAALVMMSLFASLVAMLVLLVFAVMQKEGPELTRQIPVMVAKLDAWLNPRLAFLGLSYPLDLTGIRDALAAHLKASEQGAVLAVWQSLRISGDMMISVVGNMVLVPLVLFYLLYDRHEAFARMESFVPRRWLGKTREFVGEIDHMLSQYLRGQLLVMAVLAAFYPTALMIAGFEIAMPVGLLTALAVFVPYIGFATGLAFATLAALLQFGNWYGFGAVIVVYGIGQILESVVLTPRLVGERIGLHPLAVIFALLAFGRLFGFFGVLLALPVSAILASVLRVLRRSYLTSALYTN, encoded by the coding sequence ATGACTGTTTACCATCGCCAATCCCTGTTCTGGGGCGCCGTCGCGTTAGCGGCCGGCATCTTGCTGTGGAACCTGCGCACCGTTCTCACGCCGTTTCTGCTTGGTGCCCTTATCGCGTACGTTTTGCAGCCGGGCGTGGAGTGGCTGGTACGCCGTCACACGCCGCGCGCACTGGCGGCGCTGGTAATGATGTCCCTGTTTGCTTCGCTCGTCGCGATGTTAGTGCTGCTGGTGTTTGCCGTAATGCAAAAGGAAGGGCCCGAACTCACGAGACAGATTCCTGTCATGGTAGCAAAGCTCGATGCATGGCTGAACCCCCGGCTGGCGTTCCTGGGATTGAGTTATCCGCTTGATTTGACCGGTATCCGTGACGCACTGGCTGCCCATCTCAAAGCGAGCGAACAGGGGGCTGTCCTTGCCGTGTGGCAGTCTCTACGCATAAGCGGCGACATGATGATCAGTGTCGTGGGCAATATGGTGCTGGTGCCGCTCGTCCTGTTTTATCTGCTCTACGACAGGCACGAGGCGTTCGCGCGCATGGAGAGCTTCGTGCCACGGCGCTGGCTCGGCAAGACGCGCGAATTTGTGGGGGAGATCGATCATATGCTGTCGCAGTACCTGAGGGGGCAACTGCTCGTGATGGCAGTGCTTGCCGCGTTCTACCCGACTGCACTGATGATCGCGGGGTTCGAGATCGCGATGCCTGTCGGTCTCCTCACCGCGCTTGCCGTGTTCGTCCCCTACATTGGCTTTGCGACCGGCCTTGCCTTTGCCACCCTCGCGGCGCTACTCCAGTTCGGTAACTGGTATGGCTTCGGTGCGGTGATCGTTGTGTACGGTATCGGCCAGATTCTCGAAAGCGTTGTGCTTACGCCGAGACTCGTTGGCGAGCGCATCGGCCTGCATCCGCTTGCGGTGATTTTTGCATTGCTGGCTTTTGGCCGGCTGTTCGGGTTCTTCGGCGTGCTCCTCGCGCTGCCGGTCAGCGCAATCCTTGCCTCGGTACTACGGGTATTGCGTCGGAGCTATCTCACGAGTGCGCTTTACACAAATTGA
- a CDS encoding TetR/AcrR family transcriptional regulator: protein MPEVPNPRASRRHDLAALIAHRESDNGRHTRGARRKRETRDRLLDAAFGLVAKKGMDGVTINEITEAADVGFGSFYNHFESKEGIFAALVDWLFEEFANALDRLAGDLSDPAEVVAVCVRHTLMRAYREPVWGQLLISEGFSTRALNRGLGQRLLRDSERGISERRFVVADPLMCLISVIGTILAAIAAELHFAASSKRTVTARKMLRSSEERFAERTAAIVLQAFGLKRVEAERIARRPLPTGSEVKSG from the coding sequence ATGCCAGAAGTTCCAAACCCGCGCGCGAGCCGTCGACATGACCTCGCGGCACTGATAGCGCACCGGGAGTCGGACAATGGACGCCATACGCGCGGTGCCCGACGTAAGCGCGAGACGCGAGACCGCCTGCTCGATGCTGCGTTCGGATTGGTGGCGAAAAAGGGCATGGACGGCGTAACCATCAACGAGATCACGGAGGCCGCCGACGTCGGGTTCGGCTCGTTTTACAACCACTTCGAATCGAAGGAAGGGATCTTCGCCGCACTCGTCGACTGGCTTTTCGAGGAATTCGCGAATGCGCTCGATCGCCTCGCCGGCGACCTGTCCGATCCCGCAGAAGTGGTCGCTGTCTGCGTGCGTCATACGCTGATGCGCGCCTACCGGGAACCGGTGTGGGGCCAACTCCTGATAAGCGAAGGGTTTTCAACGCGCGCGCTGAACAGGGGACTCGGTCAACGACTGCTACGAGATAGCGAGAGAGGGATTTCAGAGAGGCGCTTTGTTGTCGCAGACCCGCTCATGTGCCTCATCTCCGTTATCGGCACCATCCTCGCCGCAATTGCGGCTGAACTGCACTTCGCTGCCTCATCGAAGCGCACCGTCACCGCGAGAAAGATGCTTCGATCCAGCGAGGAAAGGTTTGCCGAGCGCACTGCGGCAATTGTGTTGCAGGCGTTTGGTCTCAAACGCGTGGAGGCAGAGCGAATCGCGCGACGTCCACTGCCCACAGGTTCCGAAGTCAAGTCCGGTTGA
- a CDS encoding efflux RND transporter permease subunit, translating into MNARDRETAPHSAPVTPSDTERSGEGGFNLSGWALRHQQLVIFLIGLATLFGVIGYTQLAQSEDPPFTFRTMVIKTYWPGASAREVQEQITDRIGRQLQAAPYIDNVKSYSRPGESMIFFAMKDSAPVREVPETWYQVRKKVGDIRATLPKGAVGPFFNDEFGDVYTNIYALEGEGFSPAQLHDYADRLRTVLLRVPGVAKVDYFGDPDQHVFVEISNAELTRLSITPQQLAQAIDAQNTVAPVGTITTADDRVFVRPSGAFKDVQALADMLITVNRRTFRLGDIAKITRGYDDPPTTQMRVGGQAVLGIGVTMQKGGDVIDLGKALDVKTTELQATLPAGLKLAPVSSMPHAVKHSVDEFVRSVGEAVAIVLVVSLVSLGLRTGMVVVITIPIVLAMTALCMHIFNIGLDKVSLGTLVLALGLLVDDAIIAVEMMAVKLEQGWSRTRAAAFAYTSTAFPMLTGTLVTVCGFLPIALAKSSTGEYTRSIFEVSAISLIVSWFAAVVLVPLLGFHMLPERKGHWRDGAHDEHDVYNTGFYRRLSGWVSWCIERRWVVLGVTAALFAIAMAAFTRVPQQFFPNSERPELLVDLRLPEGASFEATLREARRLEKVIDGKPEIEHVVDFVGTGAPRFYLPLDQQLQQPNFAQFVITAKSIENREELMHWLDARLEKDFPGVRTRVARLENGPPVGFPIKFRVSGDDIATVRSIAETVADKVRADSRTRNVQFDWDEPAERSVSFEIDQNRARQLGVTSEDVSGFLAMTLSGYTVTQYRERDKLINVDLRAPKSERVDPAKLTSLAVPTPNGSVPLGSLGHIRDTLEYGVIWERDRQPTITVQADVRGDAQGIDVTRNIEHALAVVRAKLPVGYRIEVGGAVEESVKGQTSINAEMPLMIIAVLTLLMIQLRNFARTFIVVLTAPLGLIGVVAALLLFGKPFGFVALLGVIAMFGIIMRNSVILVDQIDQDIAAGHARFDAIIGATVRRFRPIMLTAAAAVLALIPLLRSGFFGPMATALMGGITIATVLTVFFLPALYATCFRVRRDERGMQQVVVEHTES; encoded by the coding sequence ATGAATGCCCGCGACCGTGAAACCGCGCCCCACAGCGCGCCCGTCACCCCTTCCGATACCGAAAGATCTGGCGAAGGCGGCTTCAATCTCTCCGGGTGGGCGTTGCGCCATCAGCAGCTCGTGATCTTCCTGATCGGACTCGCAACGCTCTTCGGCGTGATCGGCTATACGCAGCTTGCGCAGTCAGAGGACCCGCCATTCACGTTCCGGACCATGGTGATCAAAACGTACTGGCCGGGCGCGAGCGCCCGCGAGGTACAGGAGCAGATCACGGACCGGATTGGCCGCCAGTTGCAGGCAGCGCCATATATCGACAACGTCAAGAGCTACTCGCGGCCCGGCGAGTCGATGATCTTCTTCGCAATGAAGGACTCGGCACCCGTCAGGGAAGTGCCCGAGACCTGGTACCAGGTGCGCAAGAAGGTGGGCGACATCAGGGCGACGCTGCCGAAGGGGGCGGTCGGACCGTTTTTCAACGACGAGTTCGGTGACGTCTATACCAACATCTACGCGCTCGAAGGCGAGGGTTTTTCGCCTGCGCAACTGCACGACTATGCTGACAGGTTGCGCACGGTCCTGCTGCGCGTACCCGGTGTTGCAAAGGTCGACTACTTTGGTGACCCGGACCAGCACGTCTTCGTCGAGATATCGAACGCGGAACTGACGCGGCTCTCCATCACGCCGCAGCAACTCGCCCAGGCCATCGACGCACAGAACACCGTGGCGCCCGTCGGCACCATTACGACGGCGGATGACCGGGTATTCGTGCGACCGAGCGGCGCGTTCAAGGACGTGCAGGCGCTCGCCGACATGCTGATCACCGTGAACAGGCGCACGTTCCGGCTCGGCGACATTGCGAAGATCACGCGTGGATATGATGATCCGCCCACGACCCAGATGCGCGTCGGCGGTCAGGCGGTGCTTGGCATCGGCGTGACGATGCAAAAGGGCGGCGACGTGATTGATCTCGGCAAGGCGCTCGATGTGAAAACCACCGAACTGCAGGCGACCCTGCCGGCGGGGCTCAAGCTGGCTCCCGTCTCGAGCATGCCGCACGCGGTCAAGCACTCGGTGGACGAGTTCGTCAGGTCGGTTGGCGAAGCAGTCGCGATCGTGCTGGTCGTGAGCCTCGTCTCGCTCGGCTTGCGCACGGGCATGGTCGTCGTGATCACGATTCCAATCGTGCTCGCCATGACGGCACTGTGCATGCACATCTTCAATATCGGGCTAGACAAGGTTTCGCTCGGCACGCTCGTGCTCGCGCTGGGGCTGCTCGTTGACGACGCGATCATCGCCGTCGAAATGATGGCCGTGAAGCTCGAACAGGGCTGGAGCCGCACGCGCGCGGCGGCCTTCGCCTATACGAGCACGGCATTCCCGATGTTGACGGGTACGCTCGTGACGGTTTGTGGCTTCCTGCCGATTGCACTCGCCAAATCGAGCACGGGCGAATACACGCGTTCTATCTTCGAAGTGTCGGCCATCTCGCTGATCGTTTCGTGGTTCGCGGCTGTCGTGCTGGTCCCGTTACTCGGCTTTCACATGTTGCCGGAGCGCAAGGGCCACTGGCGCGACGGCGCTCATGACGAGCATGACGTCTACAACACAGGCTTTTACCGGCGCCTGTCGGGCTGGGTGTCGTGGTGTATCGAACGTCGCTGGGTCGTGCTCGGCGTCACCGCCGCGCTTTTTGCGATCGCGATGGCGGCCTTCACGCGCGTACCGCAACAGTTCTTCCCGAACTCGGAACGGCCGGAGTTGCTTGTCGATCTGCGGCTACCGGAAGGTGCCTCGTTCGAGGCGACCCTGCGCGAAGCCAGGCGCCTCGAGAAGGTCATCGACGGCAAGCCTGAGATCGAGCACGTCGTCGACTTTGTCGGGACGGGCGCGCCGCGCTTTTACCTGCCGCTCGATCAGCAGCTTCAACAGCCGAACTTCGCGCAGTTCGTGATCACCGCTAAAAGCATCGAAAACCGCGAGGAACTGATGCACTGGCTCGATGCAAGACTCGAAAAGGATTTCCCTGGCGTGCGCACGCGTGTCGCGCGGCTCGAGAATGGTCCACCCGTGGGGTTCCCGATCAAGTTCCGGGTGAGCGGCGACGACATCGCGACGGTGCGCTCGATTGCTGAAACGGTTGCCGACAAGGTCCGCGCCGATTCCCGCACCCGCAACGTCCAGTTCGACTGGGACGAGCCGGCGGAACGGTCAGTCTCGTTCGAGATCGACCAGAACAGGGCGCGCCAGCTTGGCGTCACGTCGGAGGACGTCTCCGGCTTCCTGGCCATGACGCTGTCGGGCTACACGGTTACCCAGTATCGCGAGCGTGACAAGCTGATCAACGTCGATCTGCGCGCGCCGAAGAGTGAGCGTGTGGATCCCGCGAAGCTCACAAGCCTTGCGGTTCCAACGCCGAACGGCTCGGTGCCGCTGGGTTCGCTCGGACACATCCGGGACACCCTTGAGTACGGCGTGATCTGGGAGCGTGACCGACAACCGACGATCACAGTGCAGGCCGACGTGCGCGGTGACGCGCAGGGCATCGACGTGACCCGCAACATCGAGCATGCGCTAGCCGTTGTACGCGCCAAACTGCCAGTTGGTTATCGGATTGAGGTGGGCGGCGCAGTCGAAGAAAGTGTGAAAGGCCAGACCTCGATCAACGCGGAAATGCCGCTGATGATCATCGCGGTGCTGACGCTGCTGATGATCCAGCTCAGGAATTTCGCGCGGACGTTCATCGTCGTGCTGACGGCGCCGCTCGGCCTGATTGGCGTCGTGGCCGCGCTGCTCCTGTTCGGCAAGCCCTTCGGCTTTGTCGCGTTGCTCGGCGTGATTGCCATGTTCGGCATCATCATGCGCAATTCCGTGATCCTGGTCGACCAGATCGATCAGGACATCGCGGCGGGGCACGCGCGCTTCGACGCGATCATCGGCGCAACGGTGCGGCGCTTCAGGCCGATCATGCTGACGGCCGCCGCCGCCGTGCTCGCGCTGATTCCGCTCCTGCGTTCGGGCTTCTTCGGGCCAATGGCGACCGCGCTGATGGGCGGCATCACGATCGCCACGGTACTGACTGTGTTCTTCCTGCCCGCGCTGTACGCGACATGCTTCAGGGTCCGGCGCGACGAGCGCGGAATGCAACAGGTCGTCGTCGAGCATACGGAGAGTTGA
- a CDS encoding efflux RND transporter periplasmic adaptor subunit, translated as MLLSACHQREAVAPEPKPVVALAVHPDGRTTSASLPAQVQARYSTSLSFRVGGKVTERKVRLGDTVKAGQIVALLDPTDLRNNLVNARAQLDAAEHRLVYTKQQLDRDQAQAHANLIAPAQLEQTQDAYASALAQRDSALAQMALATDHLRYATLTADRDGVITSEDADTGQNVQAAQAIYHLDWTGDVDIVCDVPERALNSLTVGSTARVSLPALPEKTFEARVREVSPAADSQSRTWRVKLTLAAPSPEVHLGMTANVTFDAEGNAAAGHPFTLPVTALFHRGEDPAVWVVRTGSDTLELRPVAVQRYDERTVSIGSGLHEGDRVMVQGVHAVSAGQHVQVVPPLHPEDFPS; from the coding sequence ATCCTGCTTTCAGCCTGCCACCAGCGCGAAGCCGTCGCGCCGGAGCCCAAGCCTGTAGTCGCCCTCGCGGTTCATCCCGACGGACGCACGACAAGCGCCTCGTTGCCGGCTCAGGTGCAGGCGCGGTACTCCACGTCACTCTCGTTCAGGGTAGGCGGCAAGGTCACCGAACGGAAGGTGCGCCTCGGCGATACCGTGAAGGCAGGACAGATCGTTGCGTTGCTCGACCCTACCGATCTGCGCAATAACCTTGTCAACGCGCGGGCACAACTTGATGCCGCCGAACATCGCCTCGTGTACACGAAGCAGCAGCTCGATCGCGACCAGGCGCAGGCACATGCGAATCTGATCGCGCCGGCGCAACTCGAACAGACCCAGGACGCCTACGCCTCCGCCCTTGCGCAGCGCGATTCGGCGCTTGCGCAAATGGCGCTCGCGACGGATCACCTGCGCTACGCGACGCTCACGGCAGACCGCGACGGGGTGATCACATCGGAGGATGCCGACACCGGCCAGAACGTTCAGGCCGCTCAGGCCATCTATCACCTCGACTGGACGGGCGACGTGGATATTGTCTGCGACGTGCCCGAGCGGGCGCTGAACTCGCTGACCGTCGGCAGCACGGCGCGTGTGAGCCTGCCGGCGCTGCCAGAGAAGACCTTCGAAGCACGCGTGCGTGAGGTATCGCCCGCCGCCGATTCGCAAAGCCGCACCTGGCGCGTGAAGCTGACGCTGGCTGCCCCGAGCCCCGAAGTACACCTCGGCATGACGGCCAACGTCACATTCGATGCCGAAGGTAACGCGGCGGCCGGGCACCCGTTCACGCTGCCTGTGACAGCGCTCTTTCACCGCGGCGAGGACCCCGCTGTCTGGGTGGTCCGCACCGGCAGCGACACACTCGAGCTACGCCCTGTCGCCGTCCAGCGGTACGACGAACGCACCGTCTCGATCGGATCGGGCCTGCACGAGGGCGACCGCGTGATGGTGCAAGGCGTGCATGCCGTGAGTGCAGGACAACACGTACAGGTGGTGCCCCCGCTGCATCCCGAGGACTTCCCGTCATGA
- a CDS encoding efflux transporter outer membrane subunit → MSLAYKTSVLAVATALALTACSFGPSGEAPAMPSPAHYGAQTQPSKTVAAGGIAQQFDTGATSVPQWWRLYRSDALDALVDEGLRNSPTLAATQRTLAAAQEELRAQVGASTLPSVDGSVQVERARSPVVPGLGPEQVQYNFFAGQLLAHYTFDLFGQTRYANSASAARVNVQAYELEAARRALAANIVGTAINVAALDRQIALTGRLVAVAEEAANEDQQRYALGSVSRAQALASTQDAASIAAGLPALRQQRASAIHALAVLMGRTPDNAPGVPELDSLSLPGHVPVVVPSDLLRSRPDIQAADAAVKAAAADVGAATAQLFPSLSLTASMGRGGFSWPAVLSGAGGLWAIGAGLSQPIFHGGALLAQRRASIDAYDAAVLHYKSTVLSAFQDVANSLDALDNDARTLASTEAAAQAARAAFDDTALRHRLGSLPSTAQHASEQRFLNAQISAVRAASQRMSDTAVLFQAMGELPAGQPQATLAE, encoded by the coding sequence ATGAGCCTTGCCTATAAGACATCTGTTCTCGCCGTGGCTACGGCACTCGCACTGACGGCCTGCTCGTTCGGCCCTAGCGGCGAGGCTCCGGCGATGCCTTCGCCCGCGCACTATGGCGCACAGACGCAGCCCTCGAAGACTGTTGCGGCGGGTGGTATTGCGCAGCAGTTCGATACCGGCGCCACGTCGGTGCCGCAATGGTGGCGGCTTTACCGGTCCGATGCGCTCGATGCGCTCGTCGACGAAGGCTTGCGCAACAGTCCGACACTTGCGGCTACGCAGCGAACGCTTGCCGCCGCGCAAGAGGAACTGCGCGCGCAAGTCGGCGCATCCACGCTACCGTCAGTCGACGGTTCCGTCCAGGTCGAACGCGCGCGTTCACCCGTCGTGCCCGGGCTCGGCCCTGAGCAGGTGCAATACAACTTTTTCGCCGGGCAGCTGCTGGCGCACTACACGTTCGACCTCTTCGGCCAGACGCGTTATGCGAACTCCGCAAGCGCCGCTCGCGTGAACGTTCAGGCATATGAACTGGAAGCGGCCCGGCGTGCGCTCGCCGCCAACATTGTCGGCACGGCGATCAATGTGGCGGCGCTTGATCGCCAGATCGCGCTCACCGGACGGCTGGTTGCCGTGGCCGAAGAGGCTGCGAATGAGGACCAGCAGCGTTACGCGCTCGGGTCGGTGTCACGCGCGCAGGCGCTCGCGTCGACGCAGGATGCGGCTTCGATAGCGGCGGGTCTACCGGCGTTGCGCCAGCAGCGCGCCTCAGCCATCCACGCGCTGGCGGTGCTGATGGGCCGCACGCCGGATAATGCGCCGGGCGTTCCTGAGCTCGACAGCCTGTCGTTGCCAGGGCATGTGCCCGTGGTTGTGCCGTCGGATCTCCTGCGTTCGCGTCCCGACATTCAGGCAGCCGATGCGGCAGTAAAGGCCGCCGCCGCCGACGTTGGCGCTGCGACTGCGCAACTGTTTCCAAGCCTGTCGCTGACGGCATCGATGGGCCGCGGCGGCTTTAGCTGGCCCGCAGTGCTCTCGGGAGCGGGCGGACTCTGGGCGATCGGTGCGGGCCTGTCGCAGCCGATCTTCCATGGTGGCGCGTTGTTAGCGCAGCGCAGGGCCTCGATTGATGCCTACGATGCGGCTGTGCTGCACTACAAGTCGACGGTGCTGTCGGCCTTCCAGGATGTCGCGAATTCGCTGGACGCACTGGATAACGATGCACGGACACTCGCGTCGACGGAAGCAGCGGCACAGGCTGCGCGCGCGGCGTTCGATGATACGGCCTTGCGCCATCGCCTGGGCTCGCTGCCTTCAACGGCACAGCATGCCAGCGAGCAGCGGTTTCTCAATGCGCAGATCAGCGCCGTGCGCGCGGCGAGCCAGCGCATGAGCGATACCGCGGTGTTGTTCCAGGCGATGGGTGAACTGCCGGCCGGTCAGCCACAGGCGACGTTAGCAGAATGA
- a CDS encoding paraquat-inducible protein A, protein MEYQKLIACHECDLLFRKPARARGLVAHCSRCGANLKGIHGAGLPFDWICAVTVAALITFFIAQAFPVIELKANGMASEATLFGAVRSLWTGDMRIVAMMVFCSSILFPLIELLAFLYVLVPLRVGRLPPHFNGMLRVVQLVRPWGMVEVFMLGVLITIVKMVSVAQVIPGTGLFAFGSLTLMLGVLTAYDPGGLWDMCDEMKLHRPAGVRWSRASHRGAGPGSTYRGRKKRSTAYVTAKHAGLVACHTCGLVQTRGGEPHQHCSRCESVLHERRPESVTRTSSLLLAAALAYVPANLLPIMHASSLGRSEDDTILGGVAYFWTSGDWPLAVIVFVASVVVPMLKLAILTLQTVAACQDSAWQPLERARLHRLVERVGRWSMLDVFVVALTVTLVHFGSFAVVTAGPGALAFGAVVILTMLASHQFDPRLIWDNIQPRR, encoded by the coding sequence ATGGAATATCAGAAACTGATTGCCTGTCACGAATGCGATTTGCTGTTTCGCAAGCCTGCGCGTGCAAGGGGACTGGTTGCGCATTGTTCGCGCTGTGGCGCGAATCTGAAAGGAATACATGGCGCTGGCCTGCCGTTCGACTGGATCTGCGCGGTGACGGTTGCGGCGCTGATTACTTTTTTTATAGCGCAGGCTTTCCCCGTCATAGAACTCAAGGCTAACGGAATGGCGTCCGAAGCCACACTGTTCGGCGCCGTGCGGTCGTTGTGGACCGGCGATATGCGCATCGTCGCAATGATGGTGTTCTGCTCGTCCATCCTGTTCCCGCTGATCGAACTCCTCGCCTTTCTCTATGTGCTGGTTCCACTTCGCGTAGGCAGGCTTCCGCCTCACTTCAACGGAATGCTTCGCGTCGTGCAGCTCGTTCGGCCATGGGGCATGGTCGAGGTATTCATGCTCGGCGTGCTCATTACGATCGTAAAAATGGTGAGCGTAGCCCAAGTGATTCCTGGCACAGGGCTGTTCGCATTTGGTTCACTGACCTTGATGCTGGGCGTCCTCACCGCGTATGACCCGGGCGGGCTCTGGGACATGTGCGACGAAATGAAGCTTCATCGACCGGCTGGCGTTCGTTGGTCGAGGGCAAGTCACAGGGGTGCTGGGCCAGGTTCGACGTACCGTGGAAGAAAAAAGCGGTCAACGGCTTATGTCACCGCAAAACATGCCGGACTGGTTGCATGTCATACCTGTGGCCTTGTCCAGACGCGTGGCGGCGAGCCACATCAGCACTGCTCGCGATGTGAATCCGTGCTGCACGAGCGCCGTCCGGAGAGCGTGACGCGCACCTCGAGCCTGCTTCTCGCTGCCGCGCTTGCCTACGTTCCGGCGAATCTCTTGCCGATCATGCACGCCTCGTCACTGGGCCGCTCAGAGGACGACACCATCCTGGGTGGTGTCGCGTACTTCTGGACATCAGGAGACTGGCCGCTGGCGGTCATTGTCTTCGTTGCCAGTGTCGTGGTGCCAATGCTCAAACTCGCCATTCTCACGCTACAGACCGTGGCGGCTTGCCAAGATTCTGCCTGGCAGCCACTTGAACGCGCAAGACTGCACCGGCTTGTAGAGCGCGTTGGCCGGTGGTCGATGCTCGACGTCTTCGTTGTCGCGCTGACGGTCACCCTGGTGCACTTTGGTTCATTTGCCGTCGTCACTGCGGGTCCAGGCGCGCTCGCCTTTGGAGCTGTGGTGATCCTTACCATGCTCGCGTCGCATCAGTTCGATCCGAGGCTGATCTGGGACAACATCCAACCCCGACGATGA